The Branchiostoma lanceolatum isolate klBraLanc5 chromosome 1, klBraLanc5.hap2, whole genome shotgun sequence genomic sequence ACCTGACCTGGCCATGACACTACTGTGAAACATGACGGCACACGGGATCATTTTCTCACATACTGCAGGCTTTGTGTCTACCTGACTTATCCCCTGTGACACGCAATATTCCCCGGACTGCAGGCGAAGGCCGCAAAACAAAGCCTCTTCTCAggtcaaacatggccgccactggAACTCCCCCAACACATGACATGGCTAAGCCAATCACATCGCTAGGTTCCCTTGACGTCACCCAGATCGCGAGGAGTTGTGAGACTTCCTGATTTCCGTAATAGCGGCCATATCAGAAGCTAACAACAAATCTTTGCATCTTTTCCATCGCAAACTTCTTGatttatggaaggttttagagaGTTAAGAATCAAACAGaggatgtacattgtacatatgtacataagtgcTAGTTATTTTTACAACTTGTAATACAAGTCCAAAAACCGGTTCTCAGCGGTTCGGTTTTTTGGGACTTGGACAGAAAAATGTTGTAGAAGTCCAGAACCGGTTCGGCCGAACCGGTATGCACCACTACTGTCAGCTAATCAGAGAACCgactttacctaaagaaaacatttacaggtaattctctgattggctgacagctggctaGAGGCTGTGTGGAAAGTGGAAACCTCGCCCTGGTTAAGTattaaggaaaaaaaatcaaggaacCGTTAATGATGAGTGTGGCTATCTTGTCCCTTTCAGATTGCCAGATTTCCAAGACGttttctgtcccaggatgtCTGCCGGATCAGAGCTTCCACGGAGACCAGAGTTCTTCCATAGTTCCTTTGAGATTTCCACATAGGACACAAACTGAGTCCCCCATGCACAGAAGCAAAGGTAATATACACAGAAACGCTAGTGGGGCAACACAGGCTCCAAGTCTGACTAGGAACTCCAGTACGAACATGGTGTCAGAAGCGTGGATGGGTAGTTTGTGCCAGGACAGTTCTGCGCCGTGCAGCAGTAGTGTACACCACCATCACCACCATTACTACCACCCTGGAGACTTCCAGCACTGGTCAGGCGGACAGCTGGTGGCGCCGGTCCACGTACACGCCAGTCAGAACCACCACAGGCTCGCGTCCTGGCGTCCCGTTTCCGTCAGTAGTTCGGGGTACCACGCCGATGTAACCAGTTGTTCTTCCTCGCAATCCAGTAAGTGTAGGTGTAGTATTTACTTCAGTAGTAGCAGCTCCGGAGATGTCACCGACGTCAGTAATCAGGGTATCTACGGCAGCACGTCCACCTTCAAGAGCGAGTTAAGTTCGAGTTCTAGAGACAACGTGTACGCCGGGAATGTTGCAAGTACATTTGACAATACAGAAGGGGCAGGCGTAGCCACCAATGCTCTCCACTGCCAGACCAAGTGTAAAACCAAGACTACAGATAGTTGTAACATGAACGAAAGTTCATCAGACTCAAGTCAGGGATTCAGCAGATATAGTAGCGACCAATCACTGGAGGATGTGTTAGAAAACGCCTTAAGGCTTCAGGGTAGCTATCCCAAGGGAACAAACCTCCCGGCCCAAAGTACTTTGGAGCCGCACAGATTCTGTATGGGAAGCTGTTCGGCCAGAAGACACCTCACTTACGCCAGTAAAAGCATTGCTGTAGAGAGTATAAAGAAGAAGGCAGACGTTGGACACTACAGAGGTGCACGTGATGTTGCAGTGCACCAGTGCCAGGTTGCCTTGACAACGGGACCCGGCTACCGGTCGTTCGGTTCGCCCTTCCAATCAAGAAGTGGGAGAAGTGCTGTTCCCAGACCTGTTTCATTTCAGGAGCTGCCAACAAACGAACAGGCGAGACTTGGGTCCTGTACTCACTGCCAGAGGGAGTCCCCTCAGTCCATAATGGTCTACACGGGCAGGCCAGGTACGTACTACCTTTTCTCTTTCAACAAATAGAGGGATGTCACTGTAGTTCCaattacagtagattccgcatatctgtatagcccatttgtcagcgcaaattatacgactccccgaactatacgactgtccgaactagcgatattgacgtcccgaaggaggggagggggggtgaattggattttgggcaagacacacaattacactaacgatatcgcaactttattttgcaaaattttaatcaaagtacaatccgaccttttcgtcgatcttaacgtcaccatattggattaaatacgcgatctattttgttcagataagcccgaactgcgtggaaactcctgccaaataaaaaactcccgccgcatgttgatcacgtgaaatcttacagtcaaccaatcagagcacaggtttttatgacgtaaaccaatcagcgcgtagaaaaatgcatatcaatgagtaaacaaagatggccgcccagcgtcacAAGACCTTCGtcgctttatttttttctgaaatcgcgacgtaaaatacgattcatctacgctacataagcaggattttcacggggaaagaatgtaaggaataggttctccgttgaatacggccacaaataactgtaaatcgcggcaaaatacagcgtagaggctcaaatgctccgacaaaaatcatgtttttcttttcgtatttttgttcacttttgtcgcttgagtcttgaaaaacaggtttttaatgagatcaccgtatgtcaaaggcaccgatatcgattgtttgcaagcatgacaatagcgagtaacaaaagaatgtgattgttgaacggtagacggcgtccccactcccgaaacaacaattcaaatccaaaatttagcctatagttgtgggtcattttacgataaaatcggacaagattctatacaataccccgaactttacgattatgggctatacagatatgcattgtttttacaattgagtgaatggtaaatggtttggtgttttggaattctatacagaaagacgaaatatacagaaaaaaggtatacaaataattggcatatactgtagttggtaactgggagaccctggttcaaatcctgggaaggatCTGTCGGGTAGGACTGCACCCGTTTTTCGGAAggaacgtaaaatgggggtcctctGTTCGAGGAGGTTAAAgaagaagggctagcaaccccttcatGTAAAattctacagaaacagcaaggaaacttgttgaaCTATGTGCAacaaggcactacaaggtgaacaacaacgtCACATGACCCAGTGATTAATGACCTGCCCTGAGGTGAAGGAGTGAAGTCAAACTGACAGTTGTTTATCAAAGTGTGTATTATATTGgaaccctccttaaagcaggacccctattgCTCTTCAGCAagggtagacacggttctgtcgccgtcgccaccaaaacagcttcagccaatcaaagggtttgctaaacctcacctgaagcaaaagcgcaaaggacgctgggaagctattaaccaatcaggttacgtctcacaggttcagaacaaattaatgccaaattgtgccaaataaggatagatcattaatcattcatgagcaatTGTCAGTAAcatcgccagaaccgtgtctactggGGCTTAAGTagtaaagagcagggcccctacgcgagcgagccaacgaatcgagcggtaggggtcctgcttttaggagggtgatgTTGTATAGCATTATTAGTTTTGATAGTAATAAGCCCTGAGGTATGGATTTTCCATAAACTTGCCATAATTTCTTGTTCCCCAGATGGGCCGTACATCTCTGTTCCGCTGCACGAGGCTGATCAGCTGTTCCTGAGAGGCATGGTATGATCTCCAGGGAAAGACGTGCTTTCTACAAAATGTGCAATGTCTCAGCAGTAGCCTAGATAGAAAAACACACCTTTGATAACACGATAACCTGCAATAACTTGTATttttacttgaaagttcatctgtgttggtagaagtcattctggatgTCAaattgtaatttccaacacaaaaattggaccttacccaaattttttacTGTCCAACTCAAGTGTATGTCAACAAATGAGCAATGCACTGCTTCTGTggcgtcacgttatgcagatagaacacttGTTTTGGGgagcagtggatcatacgtTGCAGAGTCTACTAGTATGGTGCCCccatctctgttgagggattgttgtaaaaaaaaaagctctgATGAAGCACTTAGTAACTCACCGAgtcgtgttctatctgcataacgggACATGTACATAAGCAGCAGATTTCTTATTCCTTTTCAATGACTGAAGTTGGTCTATCAAAAATTTGGGGACGTCCAACTTTCAGGTCCAACTTTTTGTATTGAAAATTACAATTCTGTGTTTTTCACTTGTCATATTCACCATGATATTGCTGTGATTTTGGGGCATATATATGCACTTACTAAATCAGTACATACATTTAGTTACTGGCCATGGCCAGGTTGCCCAAGCAATGACCATTGCAAAAACCATTGACCCTATACTCTGCACTGAACTATAGGATTGTATAGCCCGTGTTGCACATGAAGATGATATAGCATATGTGGCAGTGTAAAAGTGTACATTACCTaccattacattacattactcCCTTTGTACTCCCTCTAATACCATTACCTTGTCTATAAGATGAACATCTTTGACTACATGTAAACTTCTGTAATGTCtgtataattattattatcacaAACAGCACCCTACCTCTTTCttgacttcaagttcaacatcacCTTATTGTTCTTGTATAAACACAGTCATACAGAAATGCACTGAAGcaattttaaagatatttttggCTAAATGAATGTCTAATTGCTAAGAACACCACTTCGTTCTTACCCAATAGTCTAAGTGTCATTTGCCATGAAATCTCTGCATGTTGGTCCAACAGAAATGTCCACGTTCCTTTCTGCCATTTCGTTGCACAAAAACTCGTTGGTGTATCAATGATAATGAAAGGttttgttaccatggtaacatgaAGCAGGCTGCTCAAATCTCGCTGATGAAAAAGCGAGCAAATCAACAGTGCACTTAATTGCGGGGTTATTGAGTTGTAGGGGATACCATGGGATTGCTAAGACAAAAGACTGCAGTGCCTGTCCTTCAGAATAACGTTagcagcacgtcggcagaacgtaatgcgtacacggtaattagcctgctattcaaacctattataactgctgaatctcttttgtcctctttggtcaacgttgcatcggagtaactgCCGTTGCATAAGAGATGTCtctggacacaactaaatgaacctgtATACGAGATTTTAACCTTAAATACCGGAACACGACCTAAAACgccggtccccagaaagtgcgaaatggaacaaaatggaacaaactaaaacaacatattatgtaacattatgaaatgaaaaaccagtagatagcgaaatagaAGGAACTTTGTAATATTCACAGTAGACCAGAACAGGAATCATTTTGAATACAGAGGTGAGTGGTAAATAAATAATATAACacgttttatttcttgaatctatttgatattaaacacaacattttttgccgcgtttgtccATCTCAGTGTCCGTCACATTGGTGACGAAGCGCAGaacttccatttcgttccatttcgcactttctggagACCCCTAAAACGCTttcgttctgccgacgtgctaaTGTTACCATTCCTTTGAGTACTGAAATTACCATGTACAGTTGGGAGGGTAATGTGTCCTATTGAACTACACTGCTTGAGATGACATGATGTAAAAGTCCCATACAAGAACTACCGCTTCAACAAGTATCTCACAGGACTGCACCAAATTGTGGAAGGCAGTCGCAAAGTGACGCAAACCAATGCCAATGTGTCCTCTGAAGTtgcatttttttcagatttcaacattttctgaaGATTTCAAACTTTCGAAGACCTCAACATTTTttgaagatagaaaaaaaattgtaattacCAAATTGCAGAAATAGGCGCAAAATAGTACAATCACTGCAAATCATTTTGTTGAACGACACGGTTTTCAATGAAATTATCTttaactgagaatgtgacattccaggCACGGCCATTTTGCTTGTAGACTGGTCACATATTTTACCCCGTGCATCACATGTCAGTGTGACTGTCAGGGAAAATTGGTGCAAATGCGCAAATTTGACACAATTTTGTAGCACAATGTGGTGCAATCCCGTGAGTTACCCTTTAGTAACGCCCTTGTTCTGAAACAAACCTTTGGTATTGTAAGAATCTTTTCACTCTTTAAGCCACATCTTAGTAAGTCTACATTTCCTTATTTATGAAGGAAGGCTGAATTTTTTATACGTCAGATCTGTTTGTAGTGTCAACAAAGAACTTAAGACTGTCGCCTTCACAAAGCCTTAGGCATGTCTATACCCCCTTAATGTATATGATTGTGCAACTTCTTTCAATGACCAGTCTGTAATTTACTAAATGTATAAAGTGTATTACATGTTAGAGATATTGTTCAGCTTGGCCAGTTGTCAAGTGTACTAGGTGCACTTGAAACTTTATTATACTGTCAAACCAGTAGCCATTTGTACCTATTTAACATTttgttatgatacatgtatatgtgtacttAAGTTATCAATAGGCTAAGTTACTCTGTGTCCACCGTTCGTGCCTTTGTCTATATGTAAGACTAGTTGTACACTATTAGTCAGTTGCATCCAAATAATCTGGAAGCTTCCTCTGAAGGCTGTATAGAATCAATGACAATGTAAAATAAAGATGTTATTTGTAACAAGCActtctatatgtatgtatgtgtctggaCTTTTCTATAGACAGTTATTATGACACATAAGCTTTTATTTGCTTGGGGATTCATGGAATTTAGacttaattatctccatgaaaaatggagatatagtttttggtgtgtctgtctgtgtgtctgtgttatattttgaagtcagcataactccaaCTGAAGAACCTCtcaatggattatgatgatacttggtatgtagataggtaatggaaagacgaaggtcaaggtcgattttgagccccctggtatgtgaccttgttactgtagcagcagaatttccgtttttttctatcttttgaactGGCCGTGCTGTGGTCCTGAtttgttggtggcagatagcttgtgatgtaaggaagaagtggtgtagatttgggcTCCCAAGCAGCGTGCTCTAGAACTGCACGGGCATTtgattggactgtcaatattacgacatgtgtaagttagttaacgGTGTACATGACATCGCATAGATTACGTacatgtggaagtcatttgcataataagaaTAGTtcatgaagatat encodes the following:
- the LOC136449278 gene encoding E3 ubiquitin-protein ligase ZNRF3-like, with the protein product MLARLVVLVLATMRAVRAREPTAFLEVILFESTPPHDEGYTTYTYDLQGHFSAAGATISAEGDIIQLHPLGLCNNSDEDDLYQYGWVGVVKLEDPALEPQPCLSVFGKAKKAIQRGAIAVIFDVTENPGAIDQLSEGADEPLSHPVVIIHNEEARKLMSIVNRQTMARARIQHSKDPYLPQRSSNEYFDMGIFMAFFILISLICLVLLLKIKWRQRQKQSSLERQATHAISKMETRKFKSLLRKGSSVRDVGAPSCRRCSSAGVRCGWELDGRCSSAGGRREWDLDGVSSSSGGCLCAICLEEFQDGQELRIVPCLHEFHKDCVDPWLLSNRTCPLCMYNIIDCQISKTFSVPGCLPDQSFHGDQSSSIVPLRFPHRTQTESPMHRSKGNIHRNASGATQAPSLTRNSSTNMVSEAWMGSLCQDSSAPCSSSVHHHHHHYYHPGDFQHWSGGQLVAPVHVHASQNHHRLASWRPVSVSSSGYHADVTSCSSSQSSKCRCSIYFSSSSSGDVTDVSNQGIYGSTSTFKSELSSSSRDNVYAGNVASTFDNTEGAGVATNALHCQTKCKTKTTDSCNMNESSSDSSQGFSRYSSDQSLEDVLENALRLQGSYPKGTNLPAQSTLEPHRFCMGSCSARRHLTYASKSIAVESIKKKADVGHYRGARDVAVHQCQVALTTGPGYRSFGSPFQSRSGRSAVPRPVSFQELPTNEQARLGSCTHCQRESPQSIMVYTGRPDGPYISVPLHEADQLFLRGMV